Genomic DNA from Corylus avellana chromosome ca4, CavTom2PMs-1.0:
CAAGTGCGCGAGTTGTTTGCAAAATAATgtatgcaagtgcgaggtcgaatccattgggaattgtgtcgtgaaattTAATTCCTATCTAAATCAATTCTATCTTAACTTAATTCTaaattgtttttgattttgaaaataaacaaatataaactaaataaaataaaaataatcacaagataaaaatactaaagttgTGGAATCCACACCCACCAAGTCGGAACAACACactcatgttcatcaataaaatCTTAAGTTCTCACAAATACCAACCTaagtatgttttactatgcttcacaATTCAATCCAAAAATCTAATGTATCCATCTATCatacaaaatcacaaaagatatcccgatttaaccaaatcatcaattgtatccgtcagacaaaaaacaaatagatatccaattttattttaatcaaaatccaagcaaacaattatatgaaattttccTAAAACATCACATGTATCCGGGAATCACATATCCAaaagtaatttcaataattgaattaaagtaaaataattgaaactttaaaaacccataaaatcataataacatTGACTTACAAAAGTGTTATCGTTCTTCATCGGTGGGGCTTCAttctcaaccttagttgagaatttagctccacatgattattgaaaataaatctaaacataaggaaacctaaactaaaagagagaaaaactgtagaaaatCGGACTTTGTCACCGGCCTCCTCTTCTTGAAgcttaaaattgtatttatagaGGCTTCTAGgctttaaaaccctaaaatcggCGCTTAAATGAGTTTTTGCCAGGTcattgcgctcgagcgcactcgagcatgAGTTTTCTCCTGCAACGCATGTGTGCTCGCGCGCTGGTGCGAGTCTTGGCCGTGGgcgcgctcgatcgcatggccagtgcgctcgagcgcatcaacACATGTGGAACCCTTTGCTATGCATTTGTGATCACGCGATGCTGCTCCTTCGTGGCTTTCTTCcaaaactttgtatttttcactttaaatgcacatttttccttcaacaacctaaaaacactaaaaatataaaactaacacaaaacatagATTACGACACAGCTCAATGactaactaatgtaaattaagggggtCCAAATGTGAAATACTTGGCAcacatcaaatacccccaaacttacattttgctagtcccttaactaaacaaaatgaaagcaagaaacataaattctctatcgtgggagagacgattgcatttagtatatgcaaTAATCCTTTTAAATCCCTAGGCATCCCCAGTAGACGATTGAAGtttcgtgagggtttaacagtaatgatacccacaaacattttttttaagcacAATGTTATTGACAAATATGAACtttcacacaaacacatggtttttaccTCATAAGCAAGTTTAACAAactgaacaccacaatcacatcatcaggACATTCAAAATCACTTTATTCATAGATGAAAATTTGAGTCAACAcatgtgttgtgcaaatttatttaactcgcaagtgtacgaatcgattatagttaatggattgtaagtgcgaggtcaatcccacagaaaattgtatttttgaaagagcaatttaaatctaaactaattaaatcctaacttagttccaaaagggtttttgaatttagttttgaaaattaaaagactaaacataaaacaaataaactaagtaaatcaaaagataaaggcactaaggatgcggaatccacactcaccaaatcataacaacatacgctatgttcatcaatatttatccgaagttctcacaatttaaatcttatatatgttttactatgcttcagagaattaatcaaaaccatctcatgtatccattctgcacaaatcacaaaacaaatccaaatttaattgaaacaccagatatatccgaagaacaaatcacaagggatatccaatttttaagcaaagaaagccaaacaatcaattatgtgaagttatcttaaatcatcaagtgtatatTTGAATCACAACatgatatccaagaattattccacacattgaaataaataaaaaaattgaaattaaacccaataaaatcagaataataaaaacttatataAAGGTAAcattgttcttcattggtgaggcttcatcctcaaccttagttggaaatttaactccacataaataaaactaaaatctaaatctaaactaaactaaagagaaaaactgtagaattttgctttttggaattgtatattttttattgaatgcaaataggtctatttataggcttagggaagtcctagaagccttagtaaacctagataagtcggaggtctgtctcccaatccaaaatagaagtctgaaatcataataggattcgtccagatttgtgtctttttatttCAAGGTGATTTTGGCTTAATAACCGTCTGAATTAGAAAAATCCTatttaacaataaaaacaatTCCCTTGCAACGGTGCCAAAtaacttgttgtgagttttaaagtaCTCGCAAGTACACGGGTCGTTTGCAATGTAGTTTATACAAGAGCGATGTCgaatccatagggaattgtgtcaTGAAATTTAATTCATATCTAAATCAAtcatatcttaacctagtttcaaattgtttttgattttgaaaataaacaaaaataagctaaataaaataaaaataatcacaagataaaaatactaaagttgTGGAATCCACACCCACCAAGTCGGAATAACacattcatgttcatcaataaaatCATAAGTTCTCATAAATACAAACCTATGTATGTCTTACTATGCttcacaaatcaatcaaaaaaaatctaatgtaTCAATCTATTGtacaaaatcacaaaagatatctagatttaaccaaatcatcaattgtatccgttgaacaaaaaataaatagatatccaattttattttaagcaaGAGCCAAGCaaacaattatatgaaattctcctaaaacatcacatgtatccgggaatcacaatagatatcaaaaagtaatttcaataattgaattaaagtaaaacaattgaaactttaaaaacccataaaatcaaaataatattgaCTTACAAAAGTGTTGTCGTTCTTCATCGGTAGGGCTTCAtctcctcaaccttagttgagaatttagctccatatGATTATTGAAAGTAAAACTAAACCTAaggaaaactaaactaaagagagaaaagctGTAGAAAATCAGACTTTGTCACCAATCTCCTCTTCTTGAAGCTTAACATTGTATTTATAGgggcttctagggtttaaaaccttaaaattgatGCTTCAATGAGTTTCTACCAACTcattgcactcgatcgcataCTAGTTGTGCTCGAGGGCACTCGAGCGTGAGTTTTCTCCTGCAACGCATGTGTGCTTGCGCACTGGTGCGAGTCTTGGccgtgggtgcgctcgatcacatggCCAATGTGCTCGAGCACACTAACGCATGTGGAACCCTTTACTGTGCATTTGTGCTCACGCGATGCTGCTCCTTGGTGGCTTTCCTCCAAAACTccgtatttttcactttaaatgcacagttttccttcaacaacctaaaaacactaaaaacataaaactaacacaaatcATTAGATTACGacacaactaaatgattaactaatgtaaattaaggggtccaaatgtGCAATACTTGACACACATCACAACTCACCCCagtgacacacaatattgtctgcttttgaCTCCTTCGAACTAGACTTCCCAAGAGGTCACTTATCCTAATTCTACTCACACATGAGCTTACTTAACtgtggagttctgatgggattaTAACCATCATAATTTAAAACACGTTGTTGTCATGAAGGGTGTAAGAACATTAGTAGCAGCTCCCCTATAAATGGTTTTGTTTcctaaatttatgaaaaatgtcaaaaaaaatcacaaaaaagcATCTACAATAGAGTCCCTAAATCTGCCACAGACATAAGGATCGCTACAATGGAACCTACAATAGTGATCCGTAtgctttttaatatatatatatatataaaactcaattcTCTGTCCTCACATCTTTTGACGCAACTCATTTTCTCCTCctgttcttattttttcttcatttgttcTTCTTCGTCCAAGGTTCCATGGTCAACAAACCACGTGCCCTTTACCAGAGGCTTAATTTAAGGTCAAAGACCGAAGTGAGAAGAGAGTGTTGATGCTCTCTTGGTGAGGATAACTCGAAGATCGCCATGGGGGACCTTGGAAGAGgcaaatcagaaaaattgagagttttatgATGTAGATATATGTTTACAAGCACAATAATTGGAGAAAAATCGAGAGATTCGAGAAGGAGAGAAGATGTGTGGGAGAGAGAGCaatcgaagaagaagaagaccagAGAGAtgtcggagagagagagagaaaaaaaaccaGAGAGAAGACGTGTTcgtgtgagagaaaaaaaaatatatttaaaaaaaaaatacaagtaaaaataatattttaatgttataagGAAAATTTAAGGAAAGCTATTATGGAGTACATTTAAATATGgaagtaaaaaatagttttgatctttaaatttagagaaaatgacAAGGAAGCTGCTTTGAATGCTCTAAGTATATATATTAGCACATCTGCATCTCCATACATAGGCGATATAGGACGCCACAATCACcacctcttaggacccagcatCCCCGTTGGCGACattcatgggattagcccattcttggcgtagTGTTCTCTAGTGACCTTCATGGGCTTATGCACACTCCCCTCCATCTCAAGTTGGACAATGGCTTTGATATCATTTATAACACCACACCCCATTAACACATAATATTGTCTGTTTTTTGCTCCCTCAAACCAGACTTCCGAGAAGGTTACCCATTTTGATATTACTCTTGTATAATCTTGTTAACTTCGGAGTTCTGATGAAATCATGACCATTACGGCTTTAAAATACGTTATTGTTATGAatggtgtaagtatacatataaacaTATCTGCATCTCCATATCCAAGCGAGGTGGGATGCCACAACCTCTATGTCACATTTTTTAACAACATATTTAATGATTTGCTTATGAAACATTTTTTAATGATGATGCATTTGATGACCACAACCTCTATGTCACATTTTTTAACAACATATTTAATGATTTGCTTATGAAACATTTTTTAATGATGATGCATTTGATGACGTGACATTGAGGTAGTGATCCATCCGTAACATGTGGTTGTCGTAGTGAGGTTGATTGTGCAATGTATACACGTCTCGCAATACTACTCGGTATGAGGTGACATTCCGTCCTAAAAGTTAGAATATGTAGGACAAAATGAGTGATTTcataacaaattaaatgttaagaatggatttgatcaattttgAATCAAGTTATTCCATTAAAGGTCGAATCCAGATAATAGACACAatatctttccaaaaaaaaaaaagggtcatacGGTTATACTTAGGAAAACCAAATCAACCTTTAGAACAGAGGTCCATAATTCACAAACCACAAAGAAGTTGGAGATGTAGTAAAATTAATCTATAATTTCCCTTAAATATTTGTACCCAAATTCAGCATGGTTGATTGTTCTGTTCTCTTGGAAAGAATAGTCCTCACAAAGTCATCCAATGTTTTGACGGAAGAGCCCCTCTCTTCTCCCTCGTCTCTTACCGCTGACAAAATCTGCTCTTTAACCTCAGCAGCCTTCTTCCTCATACCCTCGCCTTTCCCCTCTCTCTCCATCACCAATTCTATAACCCTCTTCACTTCCTCCCCCACAAGAACACCCTGAATCCCTCTGCTCAGCTCCACACTCAAACCCATCTCCTCCACCAGCATCTTTGAATTGTACGCCTGCTCCGCCGCCATCGGCCACCCTATAATCGGCACGCCCTGGCTTAAGCTCTCTAGCACCGAGTTCCAGCCGCAGTGGCTCAGAAAAGCTCCGGTCGATTTGTGCGACAGAATGTCCAGCTGGGGCGCCCAGTTGCGCACCAACAACCCTCGTTTGCTTTCCCTCATTCGTTCTTCAAACCCTTCCGGCAACCATTCTGCTCTGAATCCACCGTTCAGGTCGAATCCAAGCGGCGGCCTTATGACCCAAATGAAAGCTTTTCCGCTCTCCTCCAACCCAATAGCTAATTCCATCATCTGGGAGGCACCGATTGTGTTCTGAGAGCCGAAAGAAATGTAGAGAACCGAATCAGGACTCTGTAAATCAAGCCACTCGATGCATTTTTCAGGAGCCAATCCGGGCTCTTTCCCGGCACGTTGTCTGGAAATACTTGAACGTGAAGAGGAGGACGGGTGTTTGTAAATAGTCCAAACAGGAAGCTTGAGATATTTTCTGAGAAGTTGAAGGCCAAAAGGCTCGATTTCCTCCACCGAGTTACACAACCATCCACAAGACTCCAAACAATGCGAAATCTGCGGCTGCATAAATCTCGACCACATGTCGGCGCCATCCGCATCTCTTAGAAACTGATGCAGTTGAGAGCGATGGAAACGATAACTTTCAGGAAACCCCGGCATCGGGAACTCGTCGGAATCTGTAGAGCGATGTGGGAGGTTCCGCCACAAAGAGATGTAGGCCATGGTGCCGTAGGCACCACCGGTGGTGAACGTAACATTCACAGTGCCTACACTCTTTGCAACATCAACAGCCCATCCAAAGAACACGTCGGAAATTATACAAATCGGAGGCCGCCCTTCTTTGTCAATGATATCACCGACAAGGCGCCGGAGAGGATCTTTGAGACTCAACGAAGCATGAAAGAGGTTCACAATCTTGTTGAGAGGCAAGTTCTCGGTGTTCTCCGTGTTTGGTGGTAAGTCGTAGTCGGAGCTGCAGAAGGGGAGCTCGGCGAAGCGGATGGAGGAATTAGAATCGGTAGAAATGGTGGAACGGAGGTACTGGATATTGAGGGCGGTGTTGGCAATGGTGATGGTGAATCCAGTTCTTCGCTGGATCTGCCTTGCGAGTGCTAAGAATGGTATGAGATGGCCATGGGCCATGTATGGAAGCATGACAATATGCTCATCAGACCCCATCTCTGTCGACGGTAGGGGGAGGTGCAAAGGTAATCTGATCCTTCTGGCtggc
This window encodes:
- the LOC132179119 gene encoding UDP-glycosyltransferase 92A1-like, which produces MGSDEHIVMLPYMAHGHLIPFLALARQIQRRTGFTITIANTALNIQYLRSTISTDSNSSIRFAELPFCSSDYDLPPNTENTENLPLNKIVNLFHASLSLKDPLRRLVGDIIDKEGRPPICIISDVFFGWAVDVAKSVGTVNVTFTTGGAYGTMAYISLWRNLPHRSTDSDEFPMPGFPESYRFHRSQLHQFLRDADGADMWSRFMQPQISHCLESCGWLCNSVEEIEPFGLQLLRKYLKLPVWTIYKHPSSSSRSSISRQRAGKEPGLAPEKCIEWLDLQSPDSVLYISFGSQNTIGASQMMELAIGLEESGKAFIWVIRPPLGFDLNGGFRAEWLPEGFEERMRESKRGLLVRNWAPQLDILSHKSTGAFLSHCGWNSVLESLSQGVPIIGWPMAAEQAYNSKMLVEEMGLSVELSRGIQGVLVGEEVKRVIELVMEREGKGEGMRKKAAEVKEQILSAVRDEGEERGSSVKTLDDFVRTILSKRTEQSTMLNLGTNI